From the genome of Caminibacter pacificus, one region includes:
- the pckA gene encoding phosphoenolpyruvate carboxykinase (ATP) yields MIKELDKIGIKAKNIIHNPSYDKIISDALKRGEVVETASGATAVDTGEFTGRSPKDKYFVKQPPSENFIAWGNINQPISPETFKKLEAFTKEELSKYDELYVVDVFVGASKESRRAIRFVTPIAWQAHFVMNMFILPTEEELKNFKPDFTFLVAGPARYPNWKEENLNSDIFVAFNIEENLAVMSGTMYGGEMKKGIFTMMNYWLPLEGKLSMHCSANVGEEGDVALFFGLSGTGKTTLSTDPKRKLIGDDEHGWDDKGVFNFEGGCYAKVINLDKESEPEIYNAIKRGALLENVVIKENGEVDYTDGSKTENTRVSYPIEHIENHECTLQGGHPKNIIFLTADAFGVLPPVSKLTKEQAMYYFLSGYTAKVAGTERGITEPVATFSACFGEPFLPLHPTVYAKLLGEKIDEHNVNVYLVNTGWTGGPYGVGHRMSIKDTRACINAILDGSINNAEFETLPVFNLAIPKELPGVNTQVLNPRNTWEDKEAYDKQLKKLAEMFIENFKRYEDVPEGKEYEKAGPKL; encoded by the coding sequence ATGATAAAAGAACTTGACAAGATTGGGATTAAGGCAAAAAATATCATTCATAATCCAAGCTATGATAAAATAATCTCAGATGCCTTAAAAAGAGGCGAGGTAGTAGAAACGGCAAGCGGTGCGACAGCTGTAGATACGGGTGAATTCACAGGAAGAAGTCCTAAAGACAAATACTTCGTAAAACAACCGCCAAGCGAAAACTTCATTGCATGGGGTAATATCAATCAACCAATCTCTCCGGAAACTTTCAAAAAATTAGAAGCTTTCACAAAAGAAGAACTTTCAAAATATGACGAATTATATGTAGTTGACGTTTTTGTAGGAGCGAGCAAAGAGAGCAGACGTGCTATCAGATTCGTAACTCCTATCGCATGGCAAGCGCATTTCGTTATGAATATGTTTATTTTACCTACGGAAGAAGAGCTTAAAAACTTTAAACCTGACTTCACTTTCTTAGTAGCAGGACCTGCAAGATATCCTAACTGGAAAGAAGAAAATCTAAATAGTGATATTTTCGTTGCATTTAACATCGAAGAAAATTTAGCGGTAATGAGCGGTACAATGTACGGCGGCGAAATGAAAAAAGGTATATTTACTATGATGAACTACTGGCTGCCACTTGAAGGTAAACTATCAATGCACTGCTCTGCAAACGTAGGTGAAGAAGGTGATGTTGCCCTATTCTTCGGTCTTTCAGGAACAGGTAAAACTACTTTATCTACCGACCCTAAAAGAAAACTTATAGGTGATGACGAACACGGTTGGGACGATAAAGGCGTATTTAACTTCGAGGGCGGATGTTACGCAAAAGTAATTAATCTTGATAAAGAAAGCGAACCTGAAATTTACAACGCAATCAAAAGAGGCGCATTACTTGAAAACGTTGTAATTAAAGAAAACGGAGAAGTGGATTACACAGACGGAAGCAAAACGGAAAACACAAGAGTTTCATATCCTATTGAACATATTGAAAATCACGAATGTACTCTTCAAGGCGGACATCCTAAAAATATCATATTCCTAACAGCAGACGCATTCGGAGTACTTCCACCGGTTTCAAAACTCACAAAAGAACAAGCAATGTACTACTTCCTAAGCGGATATACTGCAAAAGTAGCCGGAACTGAGAGAGGAATTACTGAACCGGTAGCGACTTTCAGTGCATGCTTCGGTGAGCCGTTTTTACCACTTCATCCGACAGTTTACGCAAAACTACTCGGTGAAAAAATCGACGAACACAACGTAAACGTTTATCTTGTAAACACTGGTTGGACAGGCGGACCTTACGGTGTGGGTCATAGAATGAGTATAAAAGACACAAGAGCGTGTATCAATGCTATTCTAGACGGAAGCATTAACAATGCAGAATTCGAAACTCTTCCGGTATTTAATTTAGCAATTCCGAAAGAACTTCCTGGAGTAAATACACAAGTTCTAAACCCAAGAAACACTTGGGAAGACAAAGAAGCATACGACAAACAACTAAAAAAACTTGCTGAAATGTTTATCGAAAACTTCAAAAGATACGAAGACGTACCTGAAGGAAAAGAATACGAAAAAGCTGGTCCTAAGTTATAA
- a CDS encoding helix-turn-helix transcriptional regulator, giving the protein MKAKEYTKTLSILLQLINKFYQGENLSTSDIEKIYGVSKRTAQRYINYLREAGFNIQKKGKKYYLDTIIDNEKETIFEAILSIAKNADIEEKISPLLTKLKLISKENVFYSKFDIEKIDPQILKKIETAIKQKKIIKMKYKMNKRLINMEIKPIKISNFDGYWYVNALNHKNEYRTYHIKSIHELQVTNHTFDIKENILKDVDKAVNIWFKPKGTPFLVELIADEFATKYLQRIPISKTQKIIKNSDETSTIYLEITDKNEIIHKLLMWIPHLAVVSPKWLKKEVDNYIIQYIEKFMKL; this is encoded by the coding sequence ATGAAAGCAAAAGAATATACAAAAACTCTTTCTATTTTGCTTCAATTGATTAATAAATTTTATCAAGGTGAAAATCTAAGCACATCAGATATTGAAAAAATATACGGTGTTTCAAAAAGAACGGCTCAAAGATATATAAATTATCTAAGAGAAGCGGGATTTAATATCCAAAAAAAAGGCAAAAAATACTATCTTGACACAATTATTGATAATGAAAAAGAGACTATTTTCGAGGCAATCTTATCAATTGCTAAAAATGCCGATATTGAAGAAAAAATCTCTCCCTTACTTACAAAGTTAAAACTTATAAGTAAAGAAAACGTCTTTTATTCAAAATTTGATATAGAAAAAATAGACCCTCAAATTTTAAAAAAAATAGAAACAGCAATAAAACAAAAAAAAATAATTAAAATGAAATACAAAATGAATAAAAGACTAATAAATATGGAAATAAAACCTATTAAAATTTCAAATTTCGACGGATATTGGTACGTAAATGCATTAAATCACAAAAACGAATACAGAACATATCATATTAAAAGCATTCATGAGCTTCAGGTAACTAATCACACTTTTGATATAAAAGAAAACATTTTAAAAGATGTTGATAAAGCTGTTAATATTTGGTTTAAGCCTAAAGGTACACCATTTTTAGTGGAACTAATTGCAGATGAATTTGCAACTAAATATCTCCAAAGAATTCCGATATCAAAAACTCAAAAAATTATCAAAAACAGTGACGAAACTTCTACAATCTATCTTGAAATTACCGACAAAAACGAAATAATTCATAAACTTCTCATGTGGATACCACATCTTGCAGTAGTAAGTCCTAAATGGTTAAAAAAAGAAGTAGATAATTATATAATTCAATATATTGAAAAGTTTATGAAATTATAA
- a CDS encoding DUF4492 domain-containing protein has translation MFKRILFFYIDGFKNLSDLGRKLWVIIIIKLVVIFVVIKAFFFPTLSSKIQSKAAQQELYIQQLTKITTTTKKEE, from the coding sequence ATGTTTAAACGAATTTTGTTCTTTTACATAGACGGGTTTAAAAACCTGTCGGACCTTGGGCGAAAGCTTTGGGTAATTATTATTATCAAATTGGTTGTAATTTTTGTCGTTATCAAAGCTTTTTTCTTTCCGACTTTAAGTTCGAAGATTCAAAGCAAAGCGGCTCAACAAGAGCTGTATATACAACAACTGACAAAAATTACAACCACAACAAAAAAGGAGGAATAG
- a CDS encoding cytochrome ubiquinol oxidase subunit I — MHVDLTMLEWARAQFAMTALFHFFFVPFTLGMSFIVAFFETIYVKTGKQEWKEITQFWQLIFGINFALGLSTGIIHEFEFGTNWSTYSWVVGDLFGAPLAVEGIVAFFMEATFAAISFFGWKRVSKGVHLASTWLLAIGSNLSALWILIANGFMQHPSNEFGFFNIDTSRLEMTNFWALITQPVAQVKFLHVVSAGYTLASIFVLGISSLYLLKGKHVEFAKKSATVAAAFGLISSIFVAVIGDEHAYEVANTQPTKIASAEGLYVGERGAPIVAFGIPKNLKATEVTSNDEGFVFKIELPKMLSLLGKRDPNAFVPGLRDLVNGNSEYGIWPLSKLAAVGKEAKNDLLKYHEAKKAGDTAAMEAAKADFYKVIWEDPKTGIKLTKADLIGYGYFANPNIDPNLIYPPVPPVFYAFHIMVALGFWFILLFILAYVSIMKGTFVENRLVQKLAVISVPLPWIATSFGWMTAEIGRQPWTVFGVLPTAESVTPIALQNVQATFFMFLTAFVILGIAELKILFTVVKNGPKGAH; from the coding sequence ATGCATGTAGATTTAACCATGCTTGAGTGGGCGAGAGCTCAGTTCGCAATGACAGCACTGTTCCACTTCTTTTTCGTACCGTTTACATTAGGTATGTCTTTCATCGTAGCGTTTTTCGAAACTATCTATGTAAAAACCGGTAAGCAAGAGTGGAAAGAAATTACTCAGTTCTGGCAATTAATTTTCGGTATCAACTTCGCTCTTGGATTATCAACTGGTATTATTCACGAGTTCGAGTTCGGTACTAACTGGTCAACTTACTCATGGGTTGTTGGTGACTTATTCGGTGCACCACTTGCAGTTGAAGGTATCGTTGCATTCTTTATGGAAGCAACATTCGCAGCAATTTCATTCTTCGGATGGAAAAGAGTTAGCAAAGGTGTTCACTTAGCATCTACTTGGCTACTTGCAATCGGTTCAAACCTATCAGCACTTTGGATTTTGATTGCAAACGGATTTATGCAACATCCAAGTAATGAATTCGGTTTCTTCAATATCGACACTTCAAGACTTGAAATGACAAACTTCTGGGCGCTAATTACGCAACCGGTAGCACAAGTTAAATTCTTACACGTTGTAAGTGCGGGATATACTCTTGCATCAATCTTCGTACTTGGTATTTCAAGCCTTTACCTACTAAAAGGTAAACACGTAGAATTCGCTAAAAAATCAGCAACAGTTGCAGCAGCATTTGGACTTATTTCTTCAATTTTCGTAGCGGTAATCGGTGACGAGCATGCTTATGAAGTTGCAAATACTCAACCTACAAAAATCGCTTCTGCAGAAGGTCTTTACGTAGGTGAAAGAGGAGCACCGATCGTAGCATTCGGTATTCCTAAAAATCTAAAAGCTACTGAAGTTACAAGTAATGACGAAGGTTTCGTATTTAAAATCGAACTTCCAAAAATGTTATCTCTACTTGGAAAAAGAGATCCGAACGCATTCGTTCCTGGTCTAAGAGACTTAGTTAACGGTAATTCTGAATACGGTATTTGGCCTCTAAGCAAACTTGCAGCAGTTGGTAAAGAAGCTAAAAACGACTTATTAAAATATCATGAAGCTAAAAAAGCTGGTGATACAGCAGCAATGGAAGCTGCAAAAGCAGACTTTTACAAAGTTATTTGGGAAGACCCAAAAACTGGTATCAAACTTACAAAAGCTGACTTAATCGGTTACGGATATTTTGCTAATCCAAATATTGATCCAAATCTAATTTATCCACCGGTACCTCCAGTATTCTATGCGTTCCATATCATGGTTGCACTTGGATTCTGGTTCATTTTACTATTCATCTTAGCTTACGTATCAATTATGAAAGGTACGTTTGTTGAAAACAGACTTGTTCAAAAACTTGCTGTTATCTCTGTACCGCTTCCATGGATTGCAACAAGTTTCGGTTGGATGACAGCTGAAATCGGAAGACAACCTTGGACAGTATTCGGAGTACTTCCAACAGCGGAATCAGTAACACCAATCGCATTACAAAACGTTCAAGCAACATTCTTTATGTTCTTAACAGCGTTCGTAATTCTTGGTATTGCTGAACTTAAAATCCTATTTACGGTCGTTAAAAACGGACCAAAAGGAGCGCACTGA
- a CDS encoding cupin domain-containing protein produces MNLLNIEKLPPLDSEFFETILKHKNVEIKKIISNTLKTPQTFCQEEDEFVVLLKGCAKIEINGEIKKLKAGDYLFIPANTPHTLLKTKKTAVWLAIHIY; encoded by the coding sequence ATGAACTTACTAAACATAGAAAAACTGCCTCCTCTTGATAGCGAATTTTTCGAAACTATCCTAAAACACAAAAACGTCGAAATAAAAAAAATAATTTCAAACACTCTAAAAACACCTCAAACTTTCTGCCAGGAAGAAGACGAATTCGTAGTTTTGCTTAAAGGATGCGCAAAAATAGAAATAAACGGAGAGATTAAAAAACTAAAAGCCGGAGATTATCTTTTTATTCCCGCAAATACTCCCCATACGCTTCTAAAAACAAAAAAAACGGCCGTATGGCTTGCTATTCATATTTATTGA
- the rnhA gene encoding ribonuclease HI has product MKKVEIFTDGSSLGNPGPGGWCAILRHKGVEKTLSGGEKETTNNRMELKAVIEGLRALKFPCEVDLYSDSTYVVKGINEWLENWVKKDFKKVKNPDLWREFLEVSKPHKLNVFWVKAHNGHRENEICDKIAKEEARRFSVNK; this is encoded by the coding sequence TTGAAAAAAGTCGAAATTTTTACCGACGGCAGTTCCCTTGGAAATCCGGGGCCCGGTGGTTGGTGCGCGATTCTTAGACATAAAGGCGTTGAGAAGACATTGAGCGGAGGAGAAAAGGAGACTACGAATAACAGAATGGAGTTAAAAGCTGTCATTGAGGGTCTGAGGGCTTTAAAATTTCCTTGCGAAGTCGATTTGTATAGTGATTCGACTTATGTGGTTAAAGGCATAAACGAATGGCTTGAAAATTGGGTGAAAAAAGATTTCAAAAAAGTAAAAAATCCCGATTTATGGCGTGAGTTTTTGGAAGTTAGCAAACCGCATAAGCTTAACGTTTTTTGGGTAAAAGCCCATAACGGACACAGAGAAAACGAAATTTGTGATAAAATAGCAAAAGAGGAAGCAAGGAGATTCAGTGTTAATAAGTAA
- a CDS encoding HDOD domain-containing protein, which translates to MLISKSDIIKYLKEIPPVPESVKACLDYLKQGELKKAALEADKDIVLKKQIESIVNSAAFSLPNKVEDTVQLFSMIGLEMAKSLVYSYLVKLLSPKEWKIFDINFADFQAAFMKMYEENMILEFGEDVYKKYAEIGAIVPAAVCVCDSLLGDKKEDLELILDAAPLEYGTLLKRMTGASLFGLAAKIAEIWGLEKEKTESLKKAECDVCDNEIAALIHFIFFYLSSKKQFLDLNSLIEFKPESIEKIPKTYERIINGS; encoded by the coding sequence GTGTTAATAAGTAAAAGCGACATAATCAAATATCTAAAAGAGATTCCCCCGGTACCTGAAAGCGTCAAAGCGTGTCTTGATTATTTGAAACAAGGAGAGCTTAAAAAAGCGGCGCTTGAGGCGGATAAAGATATCGTTTTGAAAAAACAGATAGAATCGATAGTAAACTCGGCGGCTTTTTCACTTCCAAACAAAGTCGAAGATACGGTACAGCTTTTTTCTATGATCGGACTTGAAATGGCAAAAAGCCTCGTTTATTCATATTTGGTAAAATTACTCTCTCCGAAAGAATGGAAGATTTTTGATATTAATTTTGCCGATTTTCAGGCGGCTTTTATGAAAATGTACGAAGAAAATATGATTTTGGAATTCGGTGAAGATGTTTATAAAAAATATGCCGAAATAGGCGCTATAGTACCTGCTGCGGTTTGTGTTTGCGATTCGCTTTTGGGGGATAAAAAAGAAGATTTGGAGCTTATATTGGACGCCGCTCCTTTAGAATACGGCACTTTGCTAAAAAGAATGACCGGAGCGTCGCTTTTCGGACTTGCGGCTAAAATAGCCGAAATTTGGGGACTTGAAAAAGAAAAAACCGAAAGCTTGAAAAAAGCGGAGTGTGATGTTTGCGATAATGAAATCGCAGCGCTGATACATTTTATATTTTTCTATCTTAGCAGCAAAAAGCAGTTTTTGGATTTGAATTCTTTAATAGAATTTAAACCCGAATCGATAGAAAAAATACCAAAAACTTACGAAAGGATAATAAATGGTAGCTGA
- a CDS encoding YkvA family protein, giving the protein MIDFDKNKALELAKNLSDKFSAEETKEFIKKFSDLSFIDDLKLLFGMITDKEYSIDKKTYLIIAGAIAYVVLPTDIIPDFIPGVGFVDDAFVIGMVVKQLKDEIESYKRFKENL; this is encoded by the coding sequence ATGATTGATTTCGATAAAAATAAAGCCTTAGAACTTGCCAAAAATCTCTCGGATAAATTTTCCGCCGAAGAGACTAAAGAATTTATTAAAAAGTTTTCCGACCTCTCTTTTATCGATGATTTGAAACTGCTTTTTGGGATGATTACGGACAAAGAATATAGCATCGATAAAAAAACATATCTTATAATCGCAGGAGCGATAGCATATGTCGTTTTGCCAACAGACATAATCCCCGATTTTATCCCCGGAGTAGGGTTTGTGGATGATGCTTTTGTTATCGGAATGGTAGTAAAACAACTAAAAGATGAAATTGAGAGTTATAAGAGGTTTAAAGAAAATTTATAA
- the aroC gene encoding chorismate synthase has translation MFNSFGEIFRFTTFGESHGKAIGVIIDGVPAGLKFDEEFLVSELDRRRPGKNRFATQRKESDTPEVLSGVFEGMTTGTPISIVIFNKDQKSKDYSNIKDIFRPGHADFTYWHKYGIRDYRGGGRSSARETAARVAAGAVAKMILRELDIEIEAGVVEIGGIRAENIDYEYAKNSPIFALDSEAEKKWIEAIDKAREEHNSLGGVVKLRIKNLPVGLGEPIYYKLDNILASAMVSINAVKGIYIGNSEAHKLTGLENNDEISKDGFLSNNCGGVLGGISNGEDVELEVFFKPTPSIFKPQKSVDIYGNEVEVNLKGRHDPIVAVRGSVVAEAMAACVVADMLFLNMTRKMEYIKKIYQ, from the coding sequence ATGTTTAATAGTTTCGGTGAGATTTTTAGATTTACGACATTCGGAGAATCACACGGCAAGGCTATCGGTGTGATAATCGACGGCGTACCGGCTGGGCTTAAATTTGACGAAGAGTTTTTGGTAAGCGAGCTTGATAGAAGAAGACCCGGAAAAAATCGTTTTGCCACTCAAAGAAAAGAGAGCGATACTCCGGAAGTTTTAAGCGGTGTGTTTGAGGGGATGACAACAGGTACTCCGATTTCGATTGTTATTTTTAATAAAGACCAAAAAAGCAAGGATTATTCGAATATAAAAGATATTTTCCGTCCGGGACATGCTGATTTTACTTATTGGCATAAATACGGCATAAGAGACTATAGAGGCGGTGGCAGAAGCTCTGCGAGGGAAACCGCAGCAAGAGTTGCGGCCGGAGCTGTAGCAAAGATGATTTTAAGAGAGCTTGATATCGAAATTGAAGCCGGAGTAGTGGAAATCGGAGGGATTAGAGCTGAAAATATAGATTATGAGTATGCAAAAAACTCGCCGATTTTCGCACTTGATAGCGAAGCGGAAAAAAAATGGATAGAAGCGATAGATAAAGCAAGAGAGGAACATAACTCCCTTGGAGGAGTGGTGAAACTCAGAATAAAAAATCTCCCCGTAGGGCTTGGCGAGCCGATTTATTACAAGCTCGATAATATTTTGGCAAGTGCGATGGTTAGTATCAATGCCGTAAAAGGTATCTATATCGGAAACAGTGAGGCTCATAAACTAACAGGTCTTGAAAACAACGACGAAATAAGCAAAGATGGCTTTTTGAGTAATAATTGCGGAGGAGTTTTGGGAGGTATCAGTAACGGAGAAGATGTCGAACTTGAAGTCTTTTTCAAACCGACGCCTTCGATTTTTAAACCTCAGAAATCTGTCGATATTTACGGAAACGAAGTTGAAGTAAACCTAAAAGGCCGCCACGACCCTATCGTAGCGGTTAGAGGTAGCGTTGTGGCCGAAGCTATGGCTGCTTGTGTGGTAGCAGATATGCTGTTTTTGAATATGACGAGAAAAATGGAATATATCAAAAAGATTTATCAATAA
- a CDS encoding cytochrome d ubiquinol oxidase subunit II, protein MTWAPITVDATHFYLQVYFWIIVAVLGGLFLLMTFVQGGQTLFHTSKTEMEERAILNSLGRKWELTFTTLVLFGGALYAAFPLFYSVSFGGAYWVWMLILFAFVLQAVSYEYMNKPNNLIGKGAYKFFLYFNGVVGMVLIGAAVGTFFTGSNFTYDPVTRVLEWGTAKDGFNLRGLEAAIDFKHGAWFNLAMGVLVFAAARILGALWLINDIDNNEFPELIERLRGVVKRCFVILLVALLVVLYGLLTLKGYAYDIHDPTGKVYLEPGKYLHNLLSFGAIPLILFLAGLVLFVWGVFVTAFKGSNKGIWFSGLGIVLIGIIVFVIAGLFGTPFYPSYADLQSSLTIQNSSGSKYTLEVMAWVSVAVPFVLGYIIWVWYQMKKQGPITREEIQDPESHAY, encoded by the coding sequence ATGACTTGGGCACCAATAACAGTGGACGCAACACACTTTTATTTACAAGTATATTTCTGGATTATTGTTGCAGTACTTGGAGGTCTTTTCCTCCTTATGACATTCGTACAAGGTGGACAAACTCTATTCCATACTTCTAAAACAGAAATGGAAGAAAGAGCGATTCTTAACTCTCTTGGTAGAAAATGGGAGTTGACATTTACAACATTAGTACTTTTCGGTGGTGCGTTATACGCAGCATTCCCACTATTTTACTCAGTATCATTCGGTGGAGCATATTGGGTATGGATGTTGATTCTTTTCGCATTCGTACTTCAAGCGGTATCTTATGAATATATGAATAAACCTAACAACCTTATCGGTAAAGGTGCATACAAATTCTTCCTTTACTTCAACGGTGTTGTAGGTATGGTATTAATCGGTGCGGCAGTTGGTACATTCTTTACAGGTTCTAACTTTACATACGATCCTGTTACAAGAGTACTTGAATGGGGTACAGCAAAAGACGGTTTCAACTTAAGAGGTCTTGAAGCTGCTATCGACTTCAAACACGGTGCATGGTTCAACCTTGCAATGGGTGTATTAGTATTCGCAGCGGCAAGAATTCTTGGTGCGTTATGGCTAATCAACGACATCGATAACAACGAATTCCCTGAACTAATCGAAAGATTAAGAGGTGTTGTTAAAAGATGTTTCGTAATTCTATTAGTTGCATTACTTGTTGTACTTTACGGTCTTTTAACTTTAAAAGGTTATGCATACGACATTCATGACCCAACTGGAAAAGTTTACCTTGAACCAGGTAAATATTTACACAACCTATTATCATTCGGTGCAATTCCTCTAATCTTATTCTTAGCAGGTCTTGTACTATTCGTATGGGGAGTTTTTGTTACAGCGTTCAAAGGTTCAAACAAAGGTATCTGGTTTAGCGGACTTGGTATCGTATTAATCGGTATCATCGTATTCGTTATCGCAGGACTTTTTGGAACACCTTTCTATCCAAGTTATGCTGATTTACAAAGCAGCTTAACAATTCAAAACAGTTCTGGTTCTAAATATACTCTTGAAGTAATGGCTTGGGTATCAGTTGCGGTACCATTCGTTCTTGGATACATTATCTGGGTATGGTATCAAATGAAAAAACAAGGTCCTATTACAAGAGAAGAAATCCAAGACCCAGAATCTCATGCGTATTAA
- a CDS encoding class II SORL domain-containing protein, which produces MPKINRYEDISQIDREAKKDYIDRHSPFVICEDTAKKGEKFKVKVKVGNEYSHPDDFDHYIAYVQLWDGDTLLGQATFTPGTLGNEKSQVEVDFYIIPKKSKLKLTAMAYCTKHGLWESEEKVVEVSE; this is translated from the coding sequence ATGCCAAAAATCAACAGATATGAAGACATCTCTCAAATCGATAGAGAAGCAAAAAAAGATTACATCGACAGACATTCACCATTTGTGATTTGTGAAGACACTGCAAAAAAAGGTGAAAAATTCAAAGTAAAAGTAAAAGTTGGTAACGAATACTCTCACCCTGACGATTTCGACCATTACATCGCATACGTTCAACTTTGGGACGGAGATACGCTACTTGGTCAAGCTACTTTCACACCTGGTACGCTCGGAAACGAAAAAAGCCAAGTTGAAGTTGATTTTTACATCATTCCTAAAAAATCAAAACTTAAACTTACTGCAATGGCTTATTGTACTAAACACGGTCTATGGGAGAGCGAAGAAAAAGTTGTGGAAGTTAGCGAATAA
- the rnc gene encoding ribonuclease III produces MVAEELQKSLGYQFKDEKLITEALTHRSYTKDFNNERLEYLGDAVLDLIVGEYLYHLFPDAEEGMLSKLRAALVNEDSFDKLAKKLDLGKYLFLSPAEENNRGREKPSILSSAFEALIGAIYLEAGFDKAKEIALRLIKEVFPKITPEELLKDYKTNLQEITQAHFGVVPEYRLISATGPDHRKEFEIGVFINDKEYARAKGRSKKAAQQEGARLTIEKLKKELNLK; encoded by the coding sequence ATGGTAGCTGAGGAACTGCAAAAGAGCTTGGGGTATCAGTTTAAAGATGAAAAATTGATAACCGAGGCTCTCACTCATAGAAGTTATACGAAAGATTTTAACAACGAAAGGCTCGAATATTTGGGAGATGCCGTACTTGATTTGATAGTCGGAGAGTATTTGTATCATCTTTTTCCGGATGCTGAGGAGGGAATGCTCTCAAAACTTAGAGCCGCTCTTGTTAATGAGGACTCTTTTGACAAACTCGCAAAAAAGCTTGATTTGGGAAAATATCTCTTTTTATCTCCTGCGGAAGAAAATAACAGAGGTCGCGAAAAACCCTCTATTCTCTCAAGTGCTTTTGAGGCGTTAATAGGCGCTATTTATCTTGAAGCGGGATTTGATAAGGCAAAAGAGATTGCATTAAGACTTATAAAAGAGGTGTTTCCTAAAATTACTCCCGAAGAGCTTTTAAAAGATTACAAAACGAATCTTCAAGAGATTACCCAAGCTCATTTCGGCGTCGTTCCGGAATATAGGCTAATAAGCGCAACGGGGCCCGATCATAGAAAAGAGTTTGAAATAGGTGTTTTTATCAACGATAAAGAGTATGCAAGAGCAAAAGGTAGAAGCAAAAAAGCGGCACAGCAAGAGGGGGCTCGTTTGACTATCGAAAAATTAAAAAAAGAGCTTAATTTAAAATAG